Proteins from a genomic interval of Osmia bicornis bicornis chromosome 11, iOsmBic2.1, whole genome shotgun sequence:
- the LOC114873425 gene encoding amyloid protein-binding protein 2 isoform X1 has translation MAEGRSSPVFSPKTLYQLSVSVIAKKFLKFKKHLSDLPNDLLFDIYYQLYKEKKLCLMGEAFSDLKIFSKMLTVTNRRVHLLQCFQSLIDHGILFEEGLRISYKICHLHAYQNPVAEQKLINLGLRIGEFISDAGWYTKSEHVLLACKKLCVANNSTPEDWCRTLECYRGLLHVQAAYCEFLQAEKTYKLAVELIEKLEAKRYHYNYAALYTEFSVFFYMKGKYDEAYRWSIAALKELKPTLSARVTINVLRQAAKSCVLKREFQKAGLLIREAVYLAKEVFGVNHPVYSNVLIDYGYYWLNFDSIINSVTIYKEALDIRTEIFGKMNLHVALAHEDLAYALYVYEYRSGKFPEASVHIEKAIDIMKNLLHGDHLLLASAKRINALILEEIALDNISTPLSKQSLLFKAECLHLSALQSAEEAFGEQNVQTAKHYGNLGRVYQSMRKFKEAEQMHLKAIRIKEQLLGPDDHEVGLSVGHLASLYNYHMNRYRDAEKLYHRSIEISLKLFGKSYSGLEYDYHGLLNVYTKLNEYDKVLEYATILTNWKELRNKNVQSEDPIDPKRRPQPIKDVINTFFSIYSY, from the exons ATGGCCGAAGGACGCAGTTCACCGGTGTTTTCCCCGAAAACTCTATATCAGCTGAGTGTATCTGTAATAGCGAAgaagtttttaaaatttaagaagCACCTCTCTGATTTACCGAACGATTTATTGTTCGATATTTATTATCAG TTATACAAGGAAAAGAAACTATGTCTCATGGGAGAGGCATTCAGCGATCTAAAGATTTTCTCAAAAATGTTGACAGTTACCAACCGCCGTGTGCATTTATTACAGTGTTTTCAG aGTCTGATAGATCATGGAATACTATTTGAGGAAGGTTTACGCATCAGTTACAAAATATGTCATCTTCATGCTTATCAAAATCCAGTTGCCGAACAGAAGTTAATAAACTTAGGTTTGAGAATTGGTGAATTTATCAGTGATGCAGGCTGGTACACAAAAAGTGAACATGTATTGTTAGCTTGTAAAAAATTATGTGTTGCAAATAATTCTACACCTGAAGATTGGTGTAGAACGCTAGAATGTTATCGCGG CTTGTTGCATGTGCAAGCAGCGTATTGCGAATTTTTGCAAGCAGAAAAAACGTATAAGCTTGCAGTAGAACTGATAGAAAAATTAGAAGCAAAAAGATATCATTACAATTATGCTGCCTTGTACACTGAATTCAGTGTATTCTTTTATATGAAAGGAAAATATGACGAAGCTTACAG GTGGAGTATAGCAGCACTAAAAGAATTGAAACCCACATTGTCTGCACGTGTTACTATTAATGTTCTAAGACAGGCAGCAAAATCATGTGTATTGAAACGCGAATTTCAGAAAGCTGGTCTGTTGATCAGAGAAGCTGTGTATCTTGCTAAAGAAGTGTTCGGTGTAAATCATCCAGTGTATAGTAATGTTCTCATAGATTATGGATATTACTGGTTAAACTTTGATAGCATTATCAATAGTGTTACTATTTATAAA GAAGCGTTAGACATTAGAACTGAGATATTCGGTAAAATGAATTTACACGTTGCATTAGCTCACGAAGATTTAGCTTATGCtctgtacgtgtacgaatatAGATCTGGTAAATTTCCAGAAGCAAG TGTTCACATTGAGAAAGCAATAGACATAATGAAAAACCTTTTACATGGAGATCATTTGTTGTTAGCAAGCGCAAAAAGAATAAATGCATTAATTCTTGAAGAAATAGCATTAGATAACATATCGACGCCATTATCAAAACAAAGTCTGCTATTCAAAGCTGAATGCCTTCATTTGTCTGCTCTACAATCGGCAGAAGAAGCATTTGGTGAACAAAATGTACAAACTGCAAAACATTATGGCAATTTGGGGCGTGTGTATCAAAGTATGAGGAAGTTTAAG GAAGCTGAACAAATGCACCTTAAAGCAATTCGGATCAAGGAACAATTATTAGGACCGGATGACCACGAGGTTGGCTTGAGCGTGGGACATTTAGCCTCGTTATACAATTATCATATGAATCGGTATAGAGATGCCGAAAAACTTTATCATCGTAGCATTGAAATCA GTTTAAAATTGTTTGGCAAAAGCTACAGTGGCTTAGAGTACGATTATCACGGTCTTTTAAATGTTTACACGAAATTAAACGAGTACGATAAAGTTTTGGAATATGCAACCATATTAACCAATTGGAAGGAgttgagaaataaaaatgttcaatcCGAAGATCCAATTGATCCAAAGAGACGTCCGCAACCAATCAAAGATgtaattaatacatttttttctatatacagttattaa
- the LOC114873425 gene encoding amyloid protein-binding protein 2 isoform X2 — protein MGEAFSDLKIFSKMLTVTNRRVHLLQCFQSLIDHGILFEEGLRISYKICHLHAYQNPVAEQKLINLGLRIGEFISDAGWYTKSEHVLLACKKLCVANNSTPEDWCRTLECYRGLLHVQAAYCEFLQAEKTYKLAVELIEKLEAKRYHYNYAALYTEFSVFFYMKGKYDEAYRWSIAALKELKPTLSARVTINVLRQAAKSCVLKREFQKAGLLIREAVYLAKEVFGVNHPVYSNVLIDYGYYWLNFDSIINSVTIYKEALDIRTEIFGKMNLHVALAHEDLAYALYVYEYRSGKFPEASVHIEKAIDIMKNLLHGDHLLLASAKRINALILEEIALDNISTPLSKQSLLFKAECLHLSALQSAEEAFGEQNVQTAKHYGNLGRVYQSMRKFKEAEQMHLKAIRIKEQLLGPDDHEVGLSVGHLASLYNYHMNRYRDAEKLYHRSIEISLKLFGKSYSGLEYDYHGLLNVYTKLNEYDKVLEYATILTNWKELRNKNVQSEDPIDPKRRPQPIKDVINTFFSIYSY, from the exons ATGGGAGAGGCATTCAGCGATCTAAAGATTTTCTCAAAAATGTTGACAGTTACCAACCGCCGTGTGCATTTATTACAGTGTTTTCAG aGTCTGATAGATCATGGAATACTATTTGAGGAAGGTTTACGCATCAGTTACAAAATATGTCATCTTCATGCTTATCAAAATCCAGTTGCCGAACAGAAGTTAATAAACTTAGGTTTGAGAATTGGTGAATTTATCAGTGATGCAGGCTGGTACACAAAAAGTGAACATGTATTGTTAGCTTGTAAAAAATTATGTGTTGCAAATAATTCTACACCTGAAGATTGGTGTAGAACGCTAGAATGTTATCGCGG CTTGTTGCATGTGCAAGCAGCGTATTGCGAATTTTTGCAAGCAGAAAAAACGTATAAGCTTGCAGTAGAACTGATAGAAAAATTAGAAGCAAAAAGATATCATTACAATTATGCTGCCTTGTACACTGAATTCAGTGTATTCTTTTATATGAAAGGAAAATATGACGAAGCTTACAG GTGGAGTATAGCAGCACTAAAAGAATTGAAACCCACATTGTCTGCACGTGTTACTATTAATGTTCTAAGACAGGCAGCAAAATCATGTGTATTGAAACGCGAATTTCAGAAAGCTGGTCTGTTGATCAGAGAAGCTGTGTATCTTGCTAAAGAAGTGTTCGGTGTAAATCATCCAGTGTATAGTAATGTTCTCATAGATTATGGATATTACTGGTTAAACTTTGATAGCATTATCAATAGTGTTACTATTTATAAA GAAGCGTTAGACATTAGAACTGAGATATTCGGTAAAATGAATTTACACGTTGCATTAGCTCACGAAGATTTAGCTTATGCtctgtacgtgtacgaatatAGATCTGGTAAATTTCCAGAAGCAAG TGTTCACATTGAGAAAGCAATAGACATAATGAAAAACCTTTTACATGGAGATCATTTGTTGTTAGCAAGCGCAAAAAGAATAAATGCATTAATTCTTGAAGAAATAGCATTAGATAACATATCGACGCCATTATCAAAACAAAGTCTGCTATTCAAAGCTGAATGCCTTCATTTGTCTGCTCTACAATCGGCAGAAGAAGCATTTGGTGAACAAAATGTACAAACTGCAAAACATTATGGCAATTTGGGGCGTGTGTATCAAAGTATGAGGAAGTTTAAG GAAGCTGAACAAATGCACCTTAAAGCAATTCGGATCAAGGAACAATTATTAGGACCGGATGACCACGAGGTTGGCTTGAGCGTGGGACATTTAGCCTCGTTATACAATTATCATATGAATCGGTATAGAGATGCCGAAAAACTTTATCATCGTAGCATTGAAATCA GTTTAAAATTGTTTGGCAAAAGCTACAGTGGCTTAGAGTACGATTATCACGGTCTTTTAAATGTTTACACGAAATTAAACGAGTACGATAAAGTTTTGGAATATGCAACCATATTAACCAATTGGAAGGAgttgagaaataaaaatgttcaatcCGAAGATCCAATTGATCCAAAGAGACGTCCGCAACCAATCAAAGATgtaattaatacatttttttctatatacagttattaa
- the LOC114873424 gene encoding rab GTPase-binding effector protein 1 isoform X2, which produces MENHTQVNTIDMNGSEDLQEKINRLESENVKMREEFNIQRAKMKELFLQKEEELKRRLEDNTCLQEENAKLRNELDEAKSQLVVADLKIQNDILIEKRKAQEEIASLQRVIHETVEESSCSRKQLDAEVSKLKMTLSKLQEENVLLKSQLPRDPPIDGPQISLSTVTKTIARKVVSQLGADALSLGPDNLEESMRKAQEDAEVLRSLVVPLEEEIKALKEKLRATDDELQKCKEAQLQRRQQESDSSETTCDMCINYEAQLVKIQATAKDLERQLLDSERQLQVQKEDLAKEVEFRKEMEEKWNEKKEEHKIKVAELTVTSQTLQQTVTELRKTFEQVQKNVKDELVKLTRRREEVQRHLIALQKENENLVGKQSKHSQQLQSESINMPNNVEELHVSLLKMREDLITAKVAQEVAQEKEETLRYEVTLLHEQMEQESRVKEQESRIKEQEILVLKNEISGLRTQLDKYVRDHRSLVEREEKIGRLEKQLDTVTKENIEAELKIAELRQRVTSLQQELDTSEAVQKDFVRLSQSLQVQLERIRQAGSEVRWQHEEDVEECPSCHTAFTVTKKKVHCRHCGHIFCQSCLSHVVKSGPKQRPSRVCDVCHTLLVQDTAPYFSQEPPHTPD; this is translated from the exons ATGGAGAACCACACGCAGGTTAATACGATCGACATGAATGGAAGTG AGGATCTAcaggaaaaaataaatagattGGAATCAGAAAATGTTAAGATGCGAgaagaatttaatattcaGAGGGCTAAAATGAAGGAATTATTTCTCCAGAAAGAAG AGGAGTTAAAGAGAAGGTTAGAAGATAACACATGTCTACAAGAAGAAAATGCAAAACTAAGAAATGAATTGGACGAAGCAAAGAGTCAACTGGTTGTAGcagatttaaaaattcaaaatgatATACTTATAGAGAAAAGAAAGGCTCAGGAGGAGATAGCATCGTTGCAAAGGGTTATACACGAAACAGTGGAGGAATCTTCCTGTTCGCGAAAACAATTAGATGCAGAGGTGTCTAAGTTAAAAATGACTCTTTCTAAGTTACAAGAAGAAAATGTGTTATTAAAGTCACAATTACCTCGTGATCCACCTATAGATGGGCCACAGATATCATTGTCTACAGTAACGAAAACAATAGCACGAAAAGTAGTTTCTCAACTAGGGGCAGATGCTTTGTCTTTAGGTCCTGACAATCTCGAGGAAAGCATGAGGAAG GCACAGGAAGATGCAGAAGTTTTACGTTCACTGGTAGTGCCGCTCGAGGAAGAGATAAAAGCCTTAAAAGAGAAACTGAGAGCGACGgacgatgaattacagaaatgTAAAGAGGCACAGTTACAAAGAAGGCAACAAGAATCAGATTCCTCCGAAACAACGTGTGATATGTGTATAAATTACGAAGCACAATTAGTTAAGATACAGGCGACTGCTAAAGATTTAGAAAGACAGCTGTTAGATTCTGAACGCCAGTTGCAAGTGCAGAAAGAAGACTTGGCTAAAGAAGTGGAATTCCGTAAAGAGATGGAGGAGAAATGGAacgagaaaaaggaagagcaTAAAATCAAAGTGGCGGAACTCACGGTTACCTCGCAAACCTTACAACAGACTGTGACGGAATTAAGAAAAACTTTCGAACAAGTTcaaaaaaatgtgaaagaTGAACTTGTGAAGTTGACTCGACGCCGAGAAGAAGTACAAAGACACCTAATAGC ACTtcaaaaggaaaatgaaaatcttgTTGGTAAACAGAGCAAGCATTCCCAGCAACTACAGAGTGAAAGTATCAACATGCCTAATAACGTCGAGGAATTACACGTTAGTCTTTTAAAAATGCGGGAAGACTTGATTACCGCTAAAGTTGCCCAAGAGGTTGCACAAGAAAAGGAAGAGACGTTACGGTATGAAGTGACATTACTTCATGAACAAATGGAACAGGAAAGTAGAGTAAAGGAGCAGGAAAGCAGAATAAAGGAACAGGAAATActtgtattaaaaaatgaaattagtgGACTAAG aacaCAATTGGATAAATATGTGCGGGATCATCGATCACTTGTCGAGAGGGAAGAAAAGATCGGACGTTTAGAAAAGCAACTGGACACTGTTACGAAGGAAAATATAGAAGCCGAATTAAAAATAGCCGAACTACGACAAAGAGTTACTAGTCTTCAACAAGAGCTAGATACTAGCGAAGCAGTTCAGAAAGATTTTGTTAGGTTATCGCAATCGTTACag GTACAATTAGAAAGAATTAGACAAGCTGGTAGTGAAGTTAGATGGCAACACGAGGAGGATGTTGAAGAATGTCCTAGTTGTCATACTGCGTTCACGGTAACAAAAAAGAAG GTGCATTGCCGCCATTGTGGCCATATATTTTGTCAGTCTTGCCTTTCACATGTTGTGAAAAGTGGACCGAAACAAAGACCATCCAGAGTCTGTGATGTTTGCCATACATTGTTGGTGCAAGATACAGCACCATATTTTAGCCAAGAACCACCACACACAcctgattaa
- the LOC114873424 gene encoding rab GTPase-binding effector protein 1 isoform X1: protein MENHTQVNTIDMNGSEDLQEKINRLESENVKMREEFNIQRAKMKELFLQKEEELKRRLEDNTCLQEENAKLRNELDEAKSQLVVADLKIQNDILIEKRKAQEEIASLQRVIHETVEESSCSRKQLDAEVSKLKMTLSKLQEENVLLKSQLPRDPPIDGPQISLSTVTKTIARKVVSQLGADALSLGPDNLEESMRKVKRYAQEDAEVLRSLVVPLEEEIKALKEKLRATDDELQKCKEAQLQRRQQESDSSETTCDMCINYEAQLVKIQATAKDLERQLLDSERQLQVQKEDLAKEVEFRKEMEEKWNEKKEEHKIKVAELTVTSQTLQQTVTELRKTFEQVQKNVKDELVKLTRRREEVQRHLIALQKENENLVGKQSKHSQQLQSESINMPNNVEELHVSLLKMREDLITAKVAQEVAQEKEETLRYEVTLLHEQMEQESRVKEQESRIKEQEILVLKNEISGLRTQLDKYVRDHRSLVEREEKIGRLEKQLDTVTKENIEAELKIAELRQRVTSLQQELDTSEAVQKDFVRLSQSLQVQLERIRQAGSEVRWQHEEDVEECPSCHTAFTVTKKKVHCRHCGHIFCQSCLSHVVKSGPKQRPSRVCDVCHTLLVQDTAPYFSQEPPHTPD, encoded by the exons ATGGAGAACCACACGCAGGTTAATACGATCGACATGAATGGAAGTG AGGATCTAcaggaaaaaataaatagattGGAATCAGAAAATGTTAAGATGCGAgaagaatttaatattcaGAGGGCTAAAATGAAGGAATTATTTCTCCAGAAAGAAG AGGAGTTAAAGAGAAGGTTAGAAGATAACACATGTCTACAAGAAGAAAATGCAAAACTAAGAAATGAATTGGACGAAGCAAAGAGTCAACTGGTTGTAGcagatttaaaaattcaaaatgatATACTTATAGAGAAAAGAAAGGCTCAGGAGGAGATAGCATCGTTGCAAAGGGTTATACACGAAACAGTGGAGGAATCTTCCTGTTCGCGAAAACAATTAGATGCAGAGGTGTCTAAGTTAAAAATGACTCTTTCTAAGTTACAAGAAGAAAATGTGTTATTAAAGTCACAATTACCTCGTGATCCACCTATAGATGGGCCACAGATATCATTGTCTACAGTAACGAAAACAATAGCACGAAAAGTAGTTTCTCAACTAGGGGCAGATGCTTTGTCTTTAGGTCCTGACAATCTCGAGGAAAGCATGAGGAAGGTAAAAAGATAT GCACAGGAAGATGCAGAAGTTTTACGTTCACTGGTAGTGCCGCTCGAGGAAGAGATAAAAGCCTTAAAAGAGAAACTGAGAGCGACGgacgatgaattacagaaatgTAAAGAGGCACAGTTACAAAGAAGGCAACAAGAATCAGATTCCTCCGAAACAACGTGTGATATGTGTATAAATTACGAAGCACAATTAGTTAAGATACAGGCGACTGCTAAAGATTTAGAAAGACAGCTGTTAGATTCTGAACGCCAGTTGCAAGTGCAGAAAGAAGACTTGGCTAAAGAAGTGGAATTCCGTAAAGAGATGGAGGAGAAATGGAacgagaaaaaggaagagcaTAAAATCAAAGTGGCGGAACTCACGGTTACCTCGCAAACCTTACAACAGACTGTGACGGAATTAAGAAAAACTTTCGAACAAGTTcaaaaaaatgtgaaagaTGAACTTGTGAAGTTGACTCGACGCCGAGAAGAAGTACAAAGACACCTAATAGC ACTtcaaaaggaaaatgaaaatcttgTTGGTAAACAGAGCAAGCATTCCCAGCAACTACAGAGTGAAAGTATCAACATGCCTAATAACGTCGAGGAATTACACGTTAGTCTTTTAAAAATGCGGGAAGACTTGATTACCGCTAAAGTTGCCCAAGAGGTTGCACAAGAAAAGGAAGAGACGTTACGGTATGAAGTGACATTACTTCATGAACAAATGGAACAGGAAAGTAGAGTAAAGGAGCAGGAAAGCAGAATAAAGGAACAGGAAATActtgtattaaaaaatgaaattagtgGACTAAG aacaCAATTGGATAAATATGTGCGGGATCATCGATCACTTGTCGAGAGGGAAGAAAAGATCGGACGTTTAGAAAAGCAACTGGACACTGTTACGAAGGAAAATATAGAAGCCGAATTAAAAATAGCCGAACTACGACAAAGAGTTACTAGTCTTCAACAAGAGCTAGATACTAGCGAAGCAGTTCAGAAAGATTTTGTTAGGTTATCGCAATCGTTACag GTACAATTAGAAAGAATTAGACAAGCTGGTAGTGAAGTTAGATGGCAACACGAGGAGGATGTTGAAGAATGTCCTAGTTGTCATACTGCGTTCACGGTAACAAAAAAGAAG GTGCATTGCCGCCATTGTGGCCATATATTTTGTCAGTCTTGCCTTTCACATGTTGTGAAAAGTGGACCGAAACAAAGACCATCCAGAGTCTGTGATGTTTGCCATACATTGTTGGTGCAAGATACAGCACCATATTTTAGCCAAGAACCACCACACACAcctgattaa